From one Amycolatopsis sp. FDAARGOS 1241 genomic stretch:
- the moaA gene encoding GTP 3',8-cyclase MoaA — MTAVHLGFPRVAGARGSSGAPASPRPDHPGLLDSFGRVATDLRVSLTDRCNLRCTYCMPAEGLDWMPGEQVLTDDELVRLMRIAVEQLGVTDIRLTGGEPLLRPGLEGIVARITALEPRPRVSMTTNGIGLAKRAPALAAAGLDRINVSLDTVDRELFEKIARRDRLSHVLAGLAAARDAGLAPVKVNSVLMRGLNDHEAVPLLRFCLAEGYHLRFIEQMPLDAQHGWSRRDMITAEEILAMLGEEFTLSPFPAARGGAPAERWLVDGGPGDVGVIASVTRPFCAACERTRLTADGAVRSCLFSQDETDLRALVRGGARDEEVADAWRATMWGKLAGHEINEAGFAQPIRPMSAIGG, encoded by the coding sequence ATGACGGCAGTACATCTCGGGTTTCCTCGTGTCGCCGGTGCACGAGGTTCTTCAGGCGCACCCGCAAGCCCCCGGCCAGACCACCCCGGACTCCTCGACAGCTTCGGCCGCGTGGCCACCGACCTGCGGGTTTCCCTCACGGACCGGTGCAACCTGCGCTGCACGTACTGCATGCCCGCCGAGGGCCTCGACTGGATGCCGGGCGAGCAGGTGCTCACCGACGACGAGCTGGTGCGGCTGATGCGCATTGCCGTCGAGCAACTCGGTGTCACGGACATCCGCCTGACCGGCGGCGAGCCGCTGCTGCGCCCGGGCCTCGAGGGCATCGTGGCGCGCATCACGGCACTCGAGCCGCGACCGCGGGTTTCCATGACCACCAACGGGATCGGGCTCGCCAAGCGCGCACCCGCCCTCGCGGCGGCCGGGCTGGACCGGATCAACGTCTCGCTCGACACCGTCGACCGCGAGCTGTTCGAGAAGATCGCCCGGCGCGACCGGCTGTCCCACGTGCTCGCGGGGCTGGCGGCCGCGCGCGACGCCGGCCTGGCGCCGGTGAAGGTCAACTCCGTGCTGATGCGGGGGCTCAACGACCACGAGGCCGTCCCGCTGCTGCGGTTCTGCCTCGCCGAGGGCTACCACCTGCGGTTCATCGAGCAGATGCCACTCGACGCGCAGCACGGCTGGAGCCGCCGCGACATGATCACCGCGGAAGAGATCCTCGCGATGCTGGGCGAGGAGTTCACCCTGTCCCCGTTCCCGGCCGCCCGCGGCGGCGCGCCGGCCGAACGGTGGCTGGTGGACGGCGGCCCCGGCGACGTCGGGGTGATCGCGTCGGTGACCAGGCCGTTCTGCGCCGCGTGCGAGCGCACCCGGCTCACGGCCGACGGCGCTGTGCGCTCCTGTCTGTTCTCCCAGGACGAGACGGACCTGCGTGCCCTCGTGCGCGGCGGCGCGCGCGATGAAGAGGTGGCGGACGCGTGGCGGGCCACGATGTGGGGCAAGCTCGCGGGCCACGAGATCAACGAAGCCGGGTTCGCGCAGCCGATCCGGCCCATGAGTGCGATCGGCGGATGA
- a CDS encoding molybdopterin-binding protein — MPQFRLSEAARLLGVSDDTVRRWVRAGQLTATDDAAGRKVVDGAQLAGFARAQAAGPDDPSAVGRSARNRFVGLVTEVTADKVMAQVELQCGAHRVVSLMSSEAVRELGLRPGVLAVAVVKATTVVVETPEGTR, encoded by the coding sequence ATGCCGCAATTTCGGTTGTCCGAGGCCGCCCGGCTCCTCGGCGTCAGCGACGACACCGTCCGGCGCTGGGTCCGGGCCGGTCAATTGACCGCGACCGACGACGCCGCCGGCCGGAAGGTCGTCGACGGTGCACAGCTCGCGGGGTTCGCCCGCGCACAGGCCGCCGGCCCCGACGACCCGTCGGCAGTCGGCCGCTCCGCCCGCAACCGCTTCGTGGGGCTCGTCACCGAAGTCACCGCCGATAAGGTGATGGCCCAGGTCGAGCTGCAGTGCGGGGCGCACCGAGTGGTGTCACTGATGAGTTCGGAAGCCGTCCGCGAGCTCGGGTTACGCCCGGGTGTGCTGGCGGTGGCCGTTGTCAAGGCGACCACCGTAGTGGTGGAGACCCCGGAAGGAACCAGATGA
- the modA gene encoding molybdate ABC transporter substrate-binding protein, whose translation MKKLAIASAVAAVAVFAGACGSGDQASTNSGSGSASAPAPASATGTLTVFAAASLTESFNELGKQFEAAHPGVTVKFDYEGSSALVQKLDNGAKADVFASADQANMDKAVQGGVIDGQPTVFATNKLTIAVAKGNPKGIKAFSDLTKSGLSVVVCAQQVPCGLATKNVEQNTGVTLKPASEETDVKQVLAKVQSGDADAGLVYVTDATSAADKVDKVDFPESSGAINSYPIAVVKDAPQPALAKEFTDFVNGPQGKTELTKIGFGPAQ comes from the coding sequence ATGAAGAAACTCGCCATCGCCAGCGCCGTCGCGGCGGTAGCGGTTTTCGCCGGTGCGTGCGGCTCCGGCGACCAAGCCAGCACCAACTCGGGCTCCGGCAGCGCGTCGGCCCCGGCGCCCGCCAGTGCCACGGGCACGCTCACCGTGTTCGCGGCCGCTTCCCTGACCGAGTCGTTCAACGAGCTCGGCAAGCAGTTCGAGGCCGCGCACCCGGGTGTCACCGTGAAGTTCGACTACGAGGGCTCCTCAGCGCTCGTGCAGAAGCTCGACAACGGCGCCAAGGCCGACGTGTTCGCCTCGGCGGACCAGGCCAACATGGACAAGGCCGTGCAGGGCGGGGTGATCGACGGGCAGCCGACGGTCTTCGCCACCAACAAGCTGACGATCGCGGTCGCCAAGGGCAACCCGAAGGGCATCAAGGCGTTCTCCGACCTCACGAAGAGCGGCTTGTCCGTGGTCGTCTGCGCCCAGCAGGTGCCGTGCGGCTTGGCGACGAAGAATGTCGAGCAGAACACGGGCGTCACGCTGAAGCCCGCGAGCGAAGAGACCGACGTCAAGCAGGTGCTGGCGAAGGTGCAGTCGGGTGACGCCGACGCCGGGCTGGTGTACGTCACCGACGCGACGTCGGCGGCGGACAAGGTCGACAAGGTCGACTTCCCGGAGTCGAGCGGCGCGATCAACAGCTACCCGATCGCCGTGGTGAAGGACGCCCCGCAGCCGGCGCTGGCGAAGGAGTTCACCGACTTCGTCAACGGCCCGCAGGGCAAGACCGAGCTGACCAAGATCGGGTTTGGCCCGGCTCAGTAG
- a CDS encoding ABC transporter permease has protein sequence MVALALVVLPVVGLLVRSDITRFPSLLVSASSLAALKLSLITALLSTAACVVLGVPLAIVLARSRLPGVRLLRSIVLLPLVLPPVVGGLALLYLLGRKGFLGILISALTGQQIPFTTTAVVIAQTFVAMPFLVVSLEGALRGSGDRYEQVASTLGARPWTVFRRVTVPLLLPALGSGVVLSFARALGEFGATITFAGSLEDVTRTLPLEVYTQAEVDVDSAVALALLLIVVAIVVIAVARPRSFEGGLR, from the coding sequence GTGGTGGCGCTCGCGCTCGTGGTGCTGCCCGTCGTCGGGCTGCTCGTGCGCTCGGACATCACCCGGTTCCCCTCGCTGCTCGTCTCGGCCTCGTCGCTGGCCGCGCTGAAGCTGTCGCTGATCACGGCACTGCTCTCGACGGCCGCGTGCGTGGTCCTCGGCGTGCCGCTGGCCATCGTCCTGGCCCGCTCCCGGCTGCCCGGCGTGCGGCTGCTGCGCTCGATCGTGCTGCTGCCGCTCGTGCTCCCGCCCGTGGTCGGTGGCCTCGCGCTGCTGTACCTGCTGGGCCGCAAGGGTTTTCTCGGCATCCTGATCAGCGCGCTGACCGGCCAGCAGATCCCGTTCACCACCACGGCGGTCGTGATCGCGCAGACCTTCGTCGCCATGCCGTTCCTGGTGGTGAGCCTCGAAGGCGCGCTGCGCGGCTCGGGGGACCGCTACGAGCAGGTCGCTTCGACGCTCGGCGCGCGCCCGTGGACGGTGTTCCGCCGCGTGACCGTGCCGCTGCTGCTGCCTGCGCTCGGGTCGGGGGTCGTCCTGAGCTTCGCCCGGGCACTGGGCGAGTTCGGCGCGACGATCACGTTCGCCGGTAGCCTCGAAGACGTCACGCGCACGCTGCCGCTGGAGGTCTACACGCAGGCCGAGGTGGACGTCGACAGCGCAGTGGCGCTCGCCTTGCTGCTCATCGTGGTGGCGATCGTGGTCATCGCGGTGGCGCGGCCCCGGTCGTTCGAAGGTGGTCTGCGGTGA